The candidate division WOR-3 bacterium genome has a window encoding:
- the recF gene encoding DNA replication and repair protein RecF (All proteins in this family for which functions are known are DNA-binding proteins that assist the filamentation of RecA onto DNA for the initiation of recombination or recombinational repair.), with translation MPLVQLTVSGFRNLLDTRLELSPDINYLFGPNAAGKTNLLEAVYYLAIGRSFRRSPDKELLGFGQSCLTIAGTDRTGQSGEIRYDGREKRILRNGTEIDRLSAYLGWLPVVVFLLDDIDLVRGAPTLRRGFLDLAIAKTDPAYIPVLNKYRHALRQHNRLLEQAAAMNVREAWESELVQTGVAVYKQRLRVVGPLLEAAMRHGRTLLGTDCSYEYRPSIGTIGSENSHSDLTEQFRTRLVAFRHRSEELKQTVVGPHRDDILVRSADRELRRFGSIGEQRLAAVALRLAEADLLASSQKGPAVFLLDEIVSELDEQRSRMVLELVAQRGQMIYAAAKDPRRKGWSGHWIEMKDGLRPGSEAAAPSASEIRELFPAGKVFHVQAGKISEVR, from the coding sequence GTGCCTCTAGTCCAGCTGACTGTTTCCGGATTCCGTAACCTTTTGGATACGCGCCTCGAATTGTCGCCCGACATCAACTACTTGTTTGGACCGAATGCAGCCGGCAAGACCAATCTGCTCGAGGCGGTCTACTATCTCGCCATTGGCCGTTCATTTCGGCGCAGTCCGGACAAAGAACTTCTCGGGTTCGGCCAGAGCTGTCTGACCATTGCTGGCACTGACCGCACAGGCCAATCCGGCGAAATAAGGTATGACGGCAGGGAGAAACGAATCCTACGTAATGGCACGGAAATTGACCGACTCTCAGCCTACCTCGGCTGGCTACCAGTTGTGGTATTCCTGCTCGACGACATTGATCTAGTCCGTGGCGCTCCGACCTTGCGCCGTGGTTTTCTGGACCTCGCAATTGCCAAGACCGACCCGGCATACATCCCGGTACTCAACAAGTACCGACATGCCCTGCGGCAGCACAACCGACTCCTGGAGCAAGCCGCAGCCATGAACGTTCGCGAAGCATGGGAGTCAGAGCTGGTCCAGACCGGAGTCGCGGTGTACAAACAGCGCCTGCGTGTTGTCGGCCCACTCCTAGAAGCGGCCATGCGGCACGGCCGGACATTACTCGGTACTGATTGCAGCTACGAGTACCGGCCCAGCATCGGTACAATCGGTTCTGAGAACAGTCACTCGGACCTAACCGAGCAGTTCCGCACAAGGCTCGTCGCCTTCCGACACCGGTCAGAAGAACTGAAACAAACTGTCGTCGGACCGCACCGGGACGACATTCTCGTGCGCAGCGCTGACCGGGAGCTGAGGCGGTTTGGTTCGATTGGCGAACAACGACTGGCCGCGGTCGCACTCCGGCTTGCTGAAGCCGACCTCCTTGCGTCAAGTCAGAAGGGCCCAGCGGTATTCCTACTCGATGAAATCGTATCCGAGCTGGACGAGCAACGTAGCCGGATGGTGCTTGAACTTGTGGCTCAACGAGGTCAGATGATATACGCGGCCGCAAAGGACCCGAGGCGCAAAGGGTGGAGCGGCCACTGGATAGAGATGAAGGACGGGCTGAGGCCGGGCTCCGAAGCCGCAGCACCATCGGCCTCCGAAATCCGTGAACTCTTTCCGGCCGGAAAGGTATTCCATGTCCAAGCAGGGAAAATCTCAGAAGTTCGTTAG
- a CDS encoding DUF721 domain-containing protein: MGRVLPKVLRELHLEELLHGRRLVEKWPEAVGEIIARHTCALSFEDGTLLVSVDSPGWINQLIYLKPRLFKALAKYVKRGTIKDIRFVLKHSRPQPQ; encoded by the coding sequence TTGGGGAGGGTCCTACCAAAGGTCTTGCGGGAACTCCATCTCGAAGAGCTGCTGCATGGTCGCCGACTGGTTGAGAAGTGGCCAGAGGCGGTTGGAGAGATCATCGCTCGTCACACCTGTGCACTGTCTTTCGAGGACGGCACGCTTCTCGTTTCGGTTGACAGCCCGGGGTGGATCAACCAACTCATCTATCTCAAGCCGCGGCTGTTCAAAGCGTTAGCCAAGTATGTCAAACGAGGCACAATCAAAGACATCCGGTTCGTACTCAAGCATTCCAGACCCCAACCGCAGTAG
- a CDS encoding electron transfer flavoprotein subunit alpha/FixB family protein, with the protein MSWVTVLVEHRQGTIRDVTLEMLAAARGLAGEMGGKVEALLLTDRETLLEPLAGQADRIVCVTHPELGQFNAERYQRVLAKLVSERRPDVVMVAHSAFGTDLAPSLAVELGAGLVSDAAGFRWTGEGLVVTRGMYGSKLNADRLVSSKPVLVMVRQSNFRPGPAGLATQVERWDASGVLAGGLRTRFVSLDEIPSMGIDITKADVIIGVGRGLKEVANLTPVKELADAIGAVVAGSRPVIDAGWLPKDCQVGSSGKTVKPRLYIALGISGAFQHVAGMRASETIIAVNKDPNAPIFSIAHYGIVDDMHKLVPALKQQLAELKA; encoded by the coding sequence ATGAGCTGGGTTACGGTTTTGGTTGAACATCGACAGGGAACAATAAGGGATGTGACTCTGGAGATGCTGGCCGCGGCTCGCGGACTGGCTGGAGAAATGGGCGGCAAGGTAGAGGCACTGCTTCTAACCGACCGAGAGACGCTGCTTGAACCGCTTGCCGGTCAGGCAGACAGGATAGTATGTGTCACTCATCCCGAGCTTGGACAGTTCAATGCCGAGCGGTACCAGCGGGTACTGGCAAAGCTCGTATCCGAGCGTCGGCCGGACGTGGTAATGGTTGCTCACTCTGCCTTCGGTACCGACCTTGCCCCGAGCCTAGCAGTTGAGCTCGGGGCCGGGCTGGTTTCTGACGCAGCCGGTTTCAGGTGGACAGGCGAAGGGCTTGTTGTTACGCGGGGAATGTATGGCAGCAAGCTGAACGCGGACCGGCTGGTTAGTTCGAAACCGGTGTTAGTGATGGTACGGCAGTCAAACTTCAGGCCCGGACCAGCCGGGCTTGCCACGCAAGTAGAGCGATGGGACGCATCCGGCGTGTTGGCTGGGGGTCTTAGAACGAGGTTCGTCAGTCTGGACGAAATTCCGAGCATGGGCATTGACATAACCAAGGCTGACGTAATTATCGGAGTAGGCCGAGGCTTGAAAGAGGTGGCAAACCTGACGCCGGTGAAGGAACTGGCAGACGCAATCGGTGCGGTCGTGGCAGGGTCGAGACCGGTGATTGACGCTGGCTGGTTGCCTAAGGACTGCCAGGTTGGTTCTTCGGGCAAGACGGTAAAGCCCAGACTCTACATAGCGCTTGGTATCTCAGGCGCATTTCAGCACGTGGCCGGCATGAGAGCGTCCGAGACAATAATCGCAGTCAACAAGGACCCGAATGCACCGATATTTTCGATCGCCCATTACGGCATCGTTGATGACATGCATAAGTTGGTACCGGCTCTCAAACAGCAACTGGCAGAACTAAAGGCGTAG
- a CDS encoding DUF58 domain-containing protein, which yields MPVSSAGLTGTSSRLFKPEVVAKLRSIDLKARLVVEGFLAGLHRSPYKGFSVEFTEHRPYMPGDELKRIDWKVYGKTDRFYVREYEEETNLRGYIVVDASGSMAYRSQGRISKLEYASYLGASLAYLLLHQKDSTGLVVFTDRIQTYIPARSTGTHLRVILSQLEKTRPGGDTDLAVTFHQLAERIKRRGLVIILSDLWDDQALVLSALRHFRHRKHEVLVFHIVDPNEERFAFKTPVVLRDLETGQEMTLDPRVVGAEYRSSFVSFFREFERGCREGLVDYHRITTDTPFDQALFAYLARRQRMR from the coding sequence ATGCCTGTTTCCAGCGCCGGGCTGACCGGCACCTCCTCCCGCCTTTTCAAACCTGAGGTCGTTGCCAAGCTCAGGAGCATTGACTTGAAGGCTCGGCTTGTGGTTGAGGGTTTCCTTGCTGGGTTGCACCGCTCGCCGTACAAGGGTTTCTCGGTTGAGTTCACCGAGCACCGGCCATACATGCCCGGTGATGAGTTGAAGCGGATTGACTGGAAGGTTTACGGCAAGACCGACCGGTTCTACGTGAGGGAATACGAGGAGGAGACGAACCTCCGTGGTTACATCGTGGTTGATGCGTCCGGCTCGATGGCGTATAGGAGCCAGGGCCGTATCTCGAAACTGGAATATGCAAGTTACCTTGGTGCGAGCCTTGCCTATCTGTTGCTCCATCAGAAGGACTCGACCGGCCTTGTGGTTTTCACCGACCGGATTCAGACCTACATTCCGGCCCGCAGTACCGGTACGCACCTAAGAGTTATCCTGAGTCAGCTCGAGAAGACAAGACCGGGCGGCGATACTGACTTGGCAGTTACGTTTCACCAGTTGGCCGAACGCATCAAACGCCGCGGCCTGGTGATTATTCTTTCCGATCTTTGGGACGACCAGGCTCTAGTACTTTCTGCCCTGCGTCACTTCCGACACCGTAAACACGAGGTACTTGTGTTCCACATCGTTGATCCTAACGAAGAGCGGTTTGCGTTCAAGACACCGGTTGTGCTGCGCGACCTAGAGACTGGTCAGGAGATGACCCTCGACCCGCGGGTGGTCGGCGCCGAGTACCGGTCCAGCTTCGTATCATTTTTCCGTGAGTTTGAGCGCGGTTGTCGTGAAGGGCTGGTTGACTATCACCGGATTACAACCGACACGCCGTTCGACCAAGCACTGTTCGCCTACTTGGCACGTCGGCAGCGGATGCGTTGA